The Flavivirga eckloniae genomic interval ACAAAAGATGAATTAAATAGAGGTATAAAATGTTACTATTGGCAATTAATACTTATTTAAAAATATCTTAGTTTTTTAAAAACACTCGTAATAAAAACAACGTTTTATTTCATATATATTGACTTAAAATCAACTAAATAGCCCTTTAAAATCTTCAAAAAAATGCTATAAAACTTAACCCATTTTTTATGGTTCTTCATGGTCTAAGTCAAACGCTAATTAACGATGACGATAAAAATATCGTAACACACTTCAATCGTATTATTTAAAACTAATTTCTAATCATCTAAAAAAATTAGAGGGTTTTACAAACTACAATCGTTACATACTTACAATCCATTTTAATACCCCAATATCATGAAAAAAGATTTACTCTTAATTTCTCTCTCTCTCTTACTTAATAATAGCAAAACACAAATAGGTAAAAATATCGAAACGATTGGCGGTAAAACAAACCTACTACATACTTGTAATGTACAAGTTTTAAAAAAACAAAAACTTAGTTATCAACAAATTAGAAATTAATTAAGATGACTAAATTTTTAATAGACACGTTTAAAATAACACTAAGAGAAGCTCAAATAATTTCATCCTCATTCGATAAAAAAGAATATCGCAAAGGCGAGGTATTTATAAAGAACCTAAGCATTTGCAATAAAATTGGATTTGTTAAAAAAGGCGCTTTAAAAAGCATCTCTATTGGGGATAAAAAAGAGCTTATCGATGATTTCATTTTTGAAAATCAATTCGTATCAAACTGTTATAGTCACTTAACAAAAAAAGCTTCGAACAAATACATTGTTTGTATTGAAAACTGTACTATATATGTGATCAAATGGAAAAAGTTTGAGGAATTATCTAATAAACACCAGTTTATTGATCAAATAAGAAGAAAAGTTATTGAACGGCTATACATTTCCATGCAACAAAGATTTGATGATCTAAGACTTTTAAGCGCAGAAGAAAGATATTTAAAATTACTTTATTCAAATAAAAGAGTTGTTAATGAAATGCCACAATACGAAATCGCTTCCTATTTAAGTATAAGTGCCGAAACAGTTAGCAGAATTAGAAAAAACATTACTGTACGTTCTTGATCTAAGTCAATGAAAAACAAATTAGGTTTTCAGATTTTTGTATATAAAAACATACATTCAGTTTCTGTATCAAATCCTTGTATTATGCCTCCCAACACTATGAAACAAATTTTACACTTAATTTTTCTCATTCCTTTTTTTTGTTTAAGTCAAACACCCATCGGTACTGAAATTAGTAGCGCAGGACATAGTGTATCACTCTCTTCTAACGGTTCTATAGTCGCTATAGGTAATCCATTTAATAATACTAATGGTAATAATTCCGGTCATGTCCAGATTTATCAAAAAACGTCAACTGGATGGGTGAAGATGGGCAATGATATTGAAGGTATAGCAGCTGAAAATCGATTAGGTTACAGTGTTTCCATTTCCAAAGATAACTCCACAGTAGCTATTGGAGCACCAAACAAAAATAAAGATGCTACGAGTTTAGGTTATGTAAGTATTTATAAAAATGAGTCCGGCACTTGGACAAAGATGGGTAATAATATTGATGGAACTCTTTTAAATAGTGAATTTGGCGCTAGTGTATCGCTTTCATATGATGGTTCTATTGTTGCCATCGGAGAGCCTTCTGGTAAAAACAACAATGGTCATAAAACAGGACAAGTACAAGTTTATAATTATAATACAACATCAAAAAACTGGGAGCTGTTAGGCAATGGTATCTATGGTGAAGAATATGTTGATAACTTAGGTCACAGCATATCACTCTCTTCTAATGGGAACGTAATAGCTATTGGTGCTCCTTATAATAATGGCAGTCTTTCAGATCCCAAACTTAGTATTGGGAGCGTAAAAGTTTATGAATATAACTTATCATCAAAAGATTGGATACAAATTGGTTTAGATATTGACGGTGTAGCAAACTCTGATTATTTAGGTGCTAGCGTATCACTTTCCAAAGATGGTGATATTGTTGCTATTGGGGCAACTTCTATAGGTTCGAAGGGTTATGTGAAAGTTTTTGAAAATATTTCGGGCACATGGACGCTGATAGGAAATGTTATTGATGGAGAAGCTTCCAGTGAAGAAGCCGGTACAAGTGTATCGCTTTCTGCCAATGGTGATATTGTTGCTATTGGTGCCCCAAGTAATAATGAGAACGGAAATGATTCTGGCCAGGTAAGAATTTATAAAAACATTTCTGGGAACTGGCAAAAAATAGGTGATGGCATCGAAGGCAAAACACCTAATAGTGTATTAGGTTTAAGTGTATCACTTTCCGATGATGGTTCTTTTATTGCTATTGGAGCATTAGGTCATGTAGATATTTATGACTTAAGTCCCGTACTATCATCAGATAGCTTCGCTCTGTCCCAATTTAGTATGTTTCCCAATCCTTCAACCTACCAAACAACCATTAAATTAAACAAAGGATTAACCTTAAAAAAAGTTGCAATCTATAATAATCTGGGTCAGTTTATAGAATCTACCCAAAAAGATGTTATAAATACATCCCAACTGTCCTCTGGACTTTACTATGTAAAAATCACAACAAATAAAGGCGAAGCCACTAAAAAATTAATAATAGAATAAATTACAACAATATAAAGCCCTTTTTGCCCTCAAAATCTCAAACTATCATGAAAAAAACCTACTTTCTTATAGCCTTTTTAGTTTTAAGTTCTGTTAAACTTATAGCACAGGTTACCGATGTTATTGATGGATTAAATGGCCCTGCTGGAATTTTACTTAATGGAAATGACCTATATATTGCAGAAGGGCTCGGTATTTCTAAAATAAATACTACTGATACATCGCCATCGAAAACAAATGTTACCACACGTCTGGTTGCTCCTTTTGAAATGGTGCTCCATGGGAATGAAATGTATTTTACTCAAGGAAGAAAAATCTCTAAAATAAATATTACCGCGACAACACCAATTGTAGCCACAGATGTTGTTACTGGATTAAATTATCCGTCTAGTTTGGTTCTTAACGGGAATGATCTATATATAGCTGAAAGAGATAAAATTTCCCAAATAGATATTACCGCAACAACACCTATAGTTACAGAGGTTATAACCAGTTTAAGCAATCCTAGTAGTATGATAATTATTGGAGACGACTTGTATGTTGCAGAAGGAGGAAACAGGATTTTTAAAACAAACCTTAACTCTCCAACACCAATGGTTACAGATGTTATAATAGGATTGAATATGCCCTCCGCGATGATACTAGATGGAAATAATCTGTATGTTGCCGAAAGTGGCGATGGCATAATTTCTAAGATAAATATTACTGAAACAAATCCAACGGCTATAGAAATAGTAAACGGGCTTGATCGTCCGTTAGGGTTAGCTATTAATGGAAATGACCTTTATATTTCAGATAACGGCACAAGGAAAATTTATAAATTCGATTTAAACACGTTATCAACAGGCAAACTTATTGATTTACCGAATTTAAAATTGTCTCCAAATCCCGCTTCGGATTTTATTCAAATTTCAGGATTAAACAGAGCAGAAAACTATACCATATATAATTGCTTGGGTGATAAAGTAAATACAGGAGTTATCTCTGCCAAACAAAAAACAGATATTAAAAACCTTTCCAGCGGAATGTATTTTATACAGTTTAAAAATAGAAATACTATAAAGTTTCTCAAAGAATAGAGAATACGACATAAAACAAAATTACATTTCGGAAAAGGTTTCTATTTATACAGAAACCTTTTCTTTTTTTATAGCTTAACATTAAAAAAATACCATTAAAAATATTAAATGTAACTTTGCACAAAACTTAATGCAAAATCTTCACCAATTAATTAAGTTTAAAACTATTAACTCCTATATACCTTATAGGAAACGATTATGAATTAAATTATAAATGACAAGAAAGAAAAAAAGGAAATCGAAGAAAGGAATTTCCAACTTAACAAATACCATTCTAAGTATTTTAAAAAAAGATAGAAACCAATCATTCAACTATAAACAAATTGCTGCGAAACTAGGTGTTAATGATGCCAGTAGCAGAAATCAAATTATAAAAACCTTAGCCAAACTTGCTGCCAAACAAGAGATTATACAAGTAGATAGAGGCAAGTTTAAAGCAGTAGTTAATACAGAATACCATACTGGTATTTTAGATTTATCGGCCAAAGGATCTGGCTACATTATTTGTGAAGACTTTGATGATGATGTTTTTATAGCATCCAATAATATAAATAGAGCATTGGATGGCGACGAAGTAGAATTCTATGTTTATAAACGTAGAAAAAGAGGAAAATTAGAAGGAGAGATAACCAACATTATAAAACGCGACAAAAGTGAGTATGTTGGTGTTATTCAAATACATAGCAACTACGCATTTGTAATTGCAGATAGCTCAAAAATGTATAAGGATATTTTTATTCCTATTAACAAAGCCTTTAAAGCAGAAGACGGAGATAAAGTATTAGTAAAACTTGAAGATTGGCCAGAAAATGCCGATTCGCCATACGGAAAAGTAATCCAAGTTCTTGGTAAACCCGGAGATCATAATACCGAAATCCATTCTATTCTTGCAGAATACGGGTTACCACACGAATTTCCACACGAAGTAGAAGCATTTGCCAATAAATTAGACACCTCTATTACTCCGGAAGAAATTGCTAAACGTAGAGACATGCGTAAAGATTTAACCTTTACGATCGATCCTAAAGATGCCAAAGATTTTGATGATGCTTTATCTTTTGAAGTTCTGGATAACGGATTATACGAAATAGGAATTCATATTGCAGACGTATCTCATTATTTACAGGAAGGCACTGTTTTAGACGATGAAGCTTACGAGCGTGCCACATCCATTTATTTAGTAGACAGAGTTGTGCCTATGCTTCCCGAAGTGCTATCAAATAAAGCCTGTTCATTACGTCCGCATGAAGAAAAGTACACCTTTTCTGCTGTGTTTCAAATAAATGATAAATGCGAAATTAAAAACGAATGGTTTGGCCGTACCGTAACCTATAGTGATGCACGATATGCTTACGAAGAAGCCCAGGCTATTATAGAAAATAATATAGGGCTTGTCATTCCTGCGAAGGCAGGAATCCACAACATTAACGAAATTAATAATACCATACCAAAAGAAGTATCACTTACAGGTAAAGAATATCAAACACCTAAAGAAATAGCGCAAGCCATTTTAAAAATGGATGAACTGGCTAAAATTATGCGTAAAAAGCGTATGAGGTCTGGCGCCATTTCCTTCGACAAAGTAGAAGTAAAATTCAACTTAGATGAAAAGAATAATCCAGTTGGTGTATTCTTTAAAACGAGCAAAGATGCCAATAAACTTATTGAGGAATTTATGCTTTTGGCAAATCGAAAAGTATCCGAATTTATTGGTAAAAAAGATCCTAAAAAAACTTTTGTATATCGAGTACACGACGAACCAGACGATAGCAAATTAGCAGGATTACAAGGTGTTGTTTCTAAATTTGGTTACAAACTTAATTTTAAAGACAGAAAAACCACATCGGCGTCTCTAAACAATCTACTTAAAGAAGTAAACGGTAAAAAAGAGCAAAACCTCGTAGATACACTAGCCATTAGAAGTATGAGTAAAGCCGAATATACCACAAATAACATTGGACATTATGGTTTGGCGTTCGATTATTACAGTCATTTTACATCGCCCATTCGTCGTTATCCAGATGTTATGGCACACCGTTTATTACAACACTATTTAGATGGTGGTAAATCTGTAAACGAAGAAGTTTACGAAGATAAGTGCAGCCATTCAAGTGCCATGGAGAATCTTGCAGCCAAAGCAGAACGGGATTCCATAAAATACATGCAAATTAAATTTATGCAAGACCATAAAGACGAAACGTTTTTAGGTGTTATTTCTGGAGTAACCGATTGGGGTATTTATGTTGAAATTATTTCCAACAAATGTGAAGGCATGGTAAGCGTACGTGATATGACAGACGATCACTATGCGTTCGACCAAGATCTATACGCTATGGTTGGAAGAAATACTAAAATGATGTATCAACTTGGTGACGAAGTTATCGTAAAAGTTAAAAACGCAGATTTAGTTAAAAAACATCTGGATTTCAACCTAATAGGGAAAAACGAAACAGAATAGCCTTGTAACAATTGTTATAGCCATGCAACTAACAATAAAAATAAAGTCATGATTTTAACAACAACACATTCAATAGAAGGGCACACCATACAAGACTACTTGGGCATCGTTACAGGTGTTAATACAAGCATGCCCAAAACCACTTTTTCTTTTAACATGACTAAATATTACCGGTCGTACGAGAAAAAAGTCAACGAAACAAAAGAAGAAGCCTTTCAAAAGCTTAAGGAAAATGCTATTAATTTAAAAGCAAATGCTATTGTTGGGATTATAGTAGATATAGAAACAAATCCAACTACAGGTTTAATCATAGTATCCATTACAGGAACAGCTGTAAAAATTATTTAATTTAAAAAAAGGAATAATTATTGATAACTTTACGTTTAAATCAAAAAACATAAAATTATTACACATGAAACGCTTAATAATCATATTAACAATATTAGTTTCTACAATAGCCGTAGCACAAAAGCCGATAAAAAAATCTATTGGGGAATTTACAACCTTAAAAGTATTCGATTTGATGAAAGTTGAACTCATTAAATCTGATGAAAATAGAATTGTTATCTCAGGAGAAAACAATAGAGATGTTCTTGTAAACAATAAAAATGGAACACTAAAAATTAAAATGAAGCTTGAAGAAGCTTTTGATGGCGATAAAACAAAAATACAATTATACTATACAAATGTAGACGTAATTGATGTTAACGAAGGAGCAAAAGTTCATTCAGACGATATCATTAAACAATTCGAAATAGATTTAAATGCTCAAGAAGGTGGCCGTATAAATGTAAAGCTGGATGTAAATTATGCCAATATCAGATCCGTTACAGGAGCTACCATTCACGCTTCAGGAATTGCCAAGCATCAAGATGTATCTATTTATACAGGTGGTATTTACCAGGGAGAAGATCTTAAAACAGAATATACAGACGTTTCTGTACGAATTGCAGGAGAAGCACACGTTCGTTCCCAAAAGTTAGTTAATGCTAAAATAAGAGCAGGGGGCGATGTGTATATTTATGGTAAACCAGAACGTATAGATGAAAGTAGAGTATTCGGAGGCAGAATAAAACGTATGGACTAGACATATTTATTTTTTTAACAAAAGCCCGCTCTTGAAGCGGGCTTTTTTGTTAATTCACATTTCATCTTACCCATACAATATCTCCTACAACTCTAATTTTTACTATCTTAGTAATACAACAACTAAGATTAATTGAAACGATATAGCTTTCTGTTTTTTAATACATTCTTTTGCGTATATAGCCTTTTATATGCTCAAGAACACCCTCCTATTGAAGTTTTTTCGCCAAAAGATTACGGTGCCGAAATTCAAAATTGGTCCATTTCCCAGTCCAAAGAAAATTATATCTATGTAGCTAATAATAAAGGGTTGCTTGAATTTAATGGCGCCAATTGGCAATTATACCTATCACCTAACGAAACGATTATACGATCTGTAAACGTTATAGACAATTTAATATACACCGGTGCCAATAGAGAGTTCGGATATTGGCAAAGAAACGAATTCGGGTTACTATATTATACCTCACTTTCTAAAAAACTAAACGTAGATTTTTTAGAAGACGAAGAATTCTGGAACATTATAAGTATAGATGAATACATACTATTTCAGTCCCTAAAGCGAATATATATTTACAACAAAACAAGTGGCTCCTATAGCATCATTGACTCAGAAACCATTATCTACAAAATGTTTAAAGTTAATGGAACAATCTATTATCAAAAAACAAAAGATGGTATTTACAAGATTGAAAAAGGCGAATCAAAACTAGTTTCTAACAACCCTATTCTTAAAGAAAACAGGCTAGTTAACATTTTTAATAAAAATGACAATCTATTAATAGAAACAGAAAATAATGGATTTTATATTTTTAATAACGGAAACCTATCTAAATGGAATATCCCTGCCAACCAGAAATTATCGGAAGTAAGTGTATTTCGTAGTATTCAATTAAAAGACAATAGCTTTATATTAGGAACTCGATCTAACGGTATTTTGCATTTAACTGCAAATGGTACTATCGATTATAATATAGATACCAACCATGGATTAAGTAACAATACCGTTCATTCTGTTTTCGAAGATGCCGAAAATAACATCTGGCTAGCTTTAGAAAATGGGATTAATTGCGTAAATATTAAATCGCCATTTAGTATTTATACCGATGAAGAAGGAAAAATAGGAACAGTATACACCTCTGCGGTTTTTAATAACAATTTATATTTAGGTACAAATCAAGGACTCTTTTATAAGCCCTTGGGAAAAAATGACGACTTTAAACTTATTGAAACTATCCAGGAAGCCGTTTGGTCTCTAACCATAATAGATAATACATTGTTTTGTGGTCATGATACAGGAACATCCATTATAAATAACGATACAGGAGAAAAAATTAAAGGCATACAACACGGTACCTGGAATATAAAACCAATACACGGTAAAACAGACTTACTAATACAAGGCAATTACGATGGACTCTACATGCTTCAAAAAGTTAATAACAGTTGGGTATTTAGAAACAAAATAGAAGGGTTTGACCTCTCAAGTAAATTCTTTGAAATCTATAACGATCACATTTTTGTTAGTCACGAATACAAAGGTGTTTTTAAAATTAATGTAGACCAAAATTTTACAAAAGTATTAGAAATCAAGAAGGATCCAGACCTTGGTAAAGAACCAAACTCTAGCATTATTAAGTATAATAACAATTTATTGTATACACATAAAGAGGGCGTGTTAAAGTACAATACCAAAGCCAATAAGTTTTTAAAAGACACTGTTTTAAGTACCCTGTTTACAAAACAAGATTATACCTCTGGAAGACTAGAATTTAATAAAATACCCAATACCCTATGGTGCTTTTCTAAAACAAACTTAAGCTATATAACTCCGGGAAAATTAAGTAATACCCCAAAGGTCAATAAAATCCCTTTTTCCAAGGTATTGCCTCGAGGGTTAACAGGTTACGAAAACATCTCCTATCTCGATAATCAAAGGTATTTAATAGGAACCTCAACAGGGTTCGTTATTATAGATTTAGACAAAGTATCCCATAAATCTTACGATATTTCAATTAATACCATAACAAAACACAGTATAGTTACAAGCCCCGAAATTGTAAACAAAAATGGAAACAGAAGCTTTATAAACCAAGACAATAATCTGGAATTCTTGTTTAGTGTTCAAGAATATGACAAATATCTCGATACAGAATATCAGTACCAATTAGTAGGCATGTATCCAAATTGGAGCAATTGGTCTTTCAAATCTAATACACTATTTGAAAACCTACCTCATGGCGATTACATATTTAATGTTAGAGCCCGAATAGGCAATACCATGTCTAAAAATATAGCATCTTATAGCTTTAATATTGAAAGACCCTGGTACCTTTCAAATGCCATGATAGTTACATATGTGGTTTTAGTTTTATTGTTTTCATTAATAATGCACAATATTTATAAACGCTACTACAGAAAACAAAGAGAAGCATTATTACAAAAAACCACACGCGAACTGGAGCTAAAAGAGTTGGAAAACAAACAGCAGTTTATGCGTTTTAATAACGAAAAATTAAGACAGGATATAGATAACAAAAATCGTGAGCTAGGTATTTCAACCATGAGCTTAATTAAAAAGAACGAGTTTTTAAATAGTATAAAAAAGGAATTAAAAAATATTGATGACATTAATAAGATAAAACATGTTATTAAAATAATTGACAGGAATATAAATAATACAGACGACTGGCATGTTTTTGAAGAAGCCTTTAATAATGCCGATAAAGACTTTCTTAAAAAGATAAAACAAGAACACCCTGCGCTTACTTCAAACGATTTAAGATTATGTGCTTATTTAAGGCTCAATCTATCGTCAAAAGAAATTGCCCCATTACTTAACATTTCATCCAGAAGCGTAGAAGTAAAACGTTACAGATTGCGAAAAAAGATGAATTTACCGCACGAATCAAGCTTAACGGACTATATTTTGGAAATATAAACACACAACATTTGTTTTTTTTACCTATACAACACCACAACATTTGCGTTTTTTCTTACTTTTTAAAACTTATGTGATTGTAAGAAGACCCCTAACAAAAGCTTAAAAACATTGAGGTTTTAGTAATAAAACTCGATTTTTTTATAATGTATGCTTTTTGTTGAGGTCTTTTTTATGGATTTCGTAATTAATACAGGTAATTTTACTTCAAACCATAAAGTCCCTTTTCTGGTATTTATAAAATTCCTAATCAATTTATAATACAACTCATTGAAAGCAGGAACAATACAATAAAGTATTTCTGAATATAAAATAGACTAACTAAATAATTAAACAAAACTATGAAAAACGTTCTTTTAAGATTAGTACTTTTCTTATTTGCAATAACTACACTTGCGCAGTCTCAAAAGGTGTCCGTTGTAAGTAATGAGGAGGGCATGAAATTAGTTGTGAATGGAAAAGATTTCATGATTAATGGTATGAATTGGGATTATTTCCCAATAGGTACCAATTACAATTACAGTCTATGGAAACAATCCGATGATGTTATTAAAGCAGCATTAGACGCCGAAATGGGACTGCTAAAAAACATGGGCGTAAATGTTATTAGGCAGTATACAGGCGTACAACCTAAATGGATTCAATACATCTACGAAAACTATGGAATCTATACCATGCTCAACCATTCCTTTGGTAGATATGGGTTAACAATAAACGGAGCCTGGGTAGCAGTAACAGATTACAGAGACCCAGCAACACAGAAACTATTAATATCTGAAGTCTCTCAGATGGCAGAAACCTACAGAAACACACCGGGAATGTTACTGTTCCTCTTAGGAAACGAAAACAACTATGGTTTGTTCTGGGCAGGAGCCGAAACCGAAGATTTTCCAGATGAAGAAGATAAGAAGCGGGAAGTCGGCGAAAAGCGGGGAAGACCCATGTATAAGCTAATGAATGATGCCGTGCTTAAAATGAAGTCCATTGATGCATCGCATCCAGTGGCCATTTGTAACGGAGATTTATTGTTTGCAGATATTATAGCAGAAGAATGTAAAGACGTAGATATTTATGGCGTAAACATGTATCGAGGTAAATCTTTTGGAGACGCTTTCGAACGCGTTAAAAAAGAATTGAACAAACCCATCATGTTTACCGAATTCGGATGCGATGCATTTAATGCCAAAACCAATCAAGAGGACCAAAAGATGCAAGCATTTTTTATGGTAGAAAACTGGAAAGAGATCTACCAAAATGCTGCTGGGTTAGGAAAATCAGGAAATTCGATAGGAGGTTTTACCTTTCAGTTTAGCGACGGATGGTGGAAATTTGGTCAAACTAAAAACCTTGATATTCACGATACTAACGCATCCTGGTCAAACGGAGGCTACTACTTAGATTTAGATCCAGGAGAAAACAATATGAACGAAGAGTGGTTTGGTATTTGTGCCAAAGGACCAACAAACGAAAGAGGACTTTACAGTTTATACCCAAGAGCAGCATACTACGCCTTAAAAGAAGCACATAGCCTAGATCCTTATGCCAAAGATGTAACCTCAGATTTTGTTGATAATTATTTCAACAATATAGAGCTAATGGACGCTGTACTTAGGGCAAGAGGCGATAAAGCCGCACTTGGAGCAACTAGCGCTGGTAAAGTAAGATTAAGCAATTTACGCGCTGAGTTTACCACATTTAGTACAGGAGGTACTTTATTAACAACCCCAGAGACTGCAAATCCAGATGAAGCAGCATTTCCTAATCAGCTTGGTTTTGACCACATGCAATCTTATTATGTTGGTGTTGAAGGGAATCCAACCTCAAACATGCGTGCAGAAGTTAATTTCAATATTCTTGGTAATGTAGCACAAAACCCTATTAATGAGATATTTTACGAGAACGTAGGTAGACCAGTTAAAGTTATCAATACAAACGGCGAAGAAGTTATTATTACAGATAACAATAGAGTGAGGGTGTACAATGCTGAGTTTGAATGGAACTCTAAAGTGGCAGATGTAAGAGGGTTTTACAGAACCGGCCACTACCACTGGGGGTATGAAGGCGATTTCTTTGGCTTATACCCAGAAGCTAATTACGGCCCTAACCTAGACATATACAACGGAGAAATTCTAGGTGTAGAAGTAGATGGTAAAAAAGCCTTAAAAGGACTAAAAGCAGCTTTTGGACCACAATTATGGTGGGGAGCAAATCCAACGATATTATTAAAATACAGAACTCATTTTAAGCATTGGGATATTACTGGTATTTATCATAGAGATTTAGATACGAGCCTAGAATTTGACGATAATGGACTACGATTTTTAAATGCTAATCAGGTACAAAGTGGTGTTATTCCACCTTGGCCCACAGAACGTGCGACCATAGTTTTAGAAAGAGACTTTGGAGCCTTTGGTATTTCATTAGGAGGTATCTGGGGAGGAAGTCCTCTTAACGGTAGTACATTTCAAGATGTAACAGGTGAATCTGGAAACTATGTAGTATATCAAGATAAAATCAACTCAGATGATAACTGGGGCGGGAAAGCCAAAATAACCTATGAAAAAGGACGATTTAATTTCTATGCACAAGCGGCATATATGGGATTGGTTGCCAATGGAGGCGCAGATGCTACAAGAACATTTACAGGTTGGAAACTTAAAGATTCTGGAAGTGGCAATCAAACCAACATACTTTCTGGTTTCACATACAGCATTGGAGATTGGCAAATAGCACCAAATTTCCTTTGGCAAAAACCTTTAGTAGATCCTATGCCTAATGATGTAACCGCACCAGGAAGATTAAGAAACTTTATTGATGATCCATTCGCTGTAAGAGGTAACAGAGAAACCACAGCAGGAGAATTACTCTTAACCTTCGATCCAACACCTGGATCCTGGTTTTATGAGTGGGACAATGATCGGGCGGAAGATGCAAAATTGGCTTTTAACTTAGGTTTTGTATTTAGACATCAGCCAACATCACAAGATGCGCATATTGGGTTTTTAGCAAATCGTACCTTTTTTGCTTTTCCGCAGGCTGCGCCAGCACAAGACCTCTGGGAATTAAGTTCTCGTGTTGTTTCTAAAGTAAGTCCAGACTTAGGGATCATTGGAAATCTTTATGGAGGCAACGCTCAGGCAAATGGTGATAGTGACAGAACTATAGAACGCTTTGGTGGTAACATCAAAATGATATACAAAAAGTGGAAAATAGAATACGGTTTCAAAGTTAACGATTGGGGGCCTTTTGATTACCATCGTGATTTCAACTTGACTTTCCCTGTACAAAACATGATCGATATTTCTACGTCCATAGGTAAGCCTGATTGGTTTATTCTTCCAGATACTAAAATAGGTGTCCGTGGTACTTGGCGTTCCTTAAATGAAAACTCACCTAGATATTCACCTATTGCTGTTCCTCCAAACACGTTTCCAGCTATACCGCCAATTAGCCCTGTTGGATTTGATGATGGAAATGAGTGGGAAATCAGAACATATATACACATCAATATTGGTAAATAAAATAAAACTAAGATGAAAAATATAAAATTTACATATACAAAAATGATCTGCCTTTTAGGATTCATTTTTACAATTTTAGTAAGCTGCGAAAGAGAATTGTCTGATGAAGCCGTATTTGCAACATTCCCAAACACAGCAGAAGTTTTTACGGACGCCCCTGTTGGTTTAGGTACTAATTTTTATTTTCCTTATATCGGATCAAAAGCCACAGCCTGGTCAGTA includes:
- a CDS encoding glycoside hydrolase family 2 TIM barrel-domain containing protein: MKNVLLRLVLFLFAITTLAQSQKVSVVSNEEGMKLVVNGKDFMINGMNWDYFPIGTNYNYSLWKQSDDVIKAALDAEMGLLKNMGVNVIRQYTGVQPKWIQYIYENYGIYTMLNHSFGRYGLTINGAWVAVTDYRDPATQKLLISEVSQMAETYRNTPGMLLFLLGNENNYGLFWAGAETEDFPDEEDKKREVGEKRGRPMYKLMNDAVLKMKSIDASHPVAICNGDLLFADIIAEECKDVDIYGVNMYRGKSFGDAFERVKKELNKPIMFTEFGCDAFNAKTNQEDQKMQAFFMVENWKEIYQNAAGLGKSGNSIGGFTFQFSDGWWKFGQTKNLDIHDTNASWSNGGYYLDLDPGENNMNEEWFGICAKGPTNERGLYSLYPRAAYYALKEAHSLDPYAKDVTSDFVDNYFNNIELMDAVLRARGDKAALGATSAGKVRLSNLRAEFTTFSTGGTLLTTPETANPDEAAFPNQLGFDHMQSYYVGVEGNPTSNMRAEVNFNILGNVAQNPINEIFYENVGRPVKVINTNGEEVIITDNNRVRVYNAEFEWNSKVADVRGFYRTGHYHWGYEGDFFGLYPEANYGPNLDIYNGEILGVEVDGKKALKGLKAAFGPQLWWGANPTILLKYRTHFKHWDITGIYHRDLDTSLEFDDNGLRFLNANQVQSGVIPPWPTERATIVLERDFGAFGISLGGIWGGSPLNGSTFQDVTGESGNYVVYQDKINSDDNWGGKAKITYEKGRFNFYAQAAYMGLVANGGADATRTFTGWKLKDSGSGNQTNILSGFTYSIGDWQIAPNFLWQKPLVDPMPNDVTAPGRLRNFIDDPFAVRGNRETTAGELLLTFDPTPGSWFYEWDNDRAEDAKLAFNLGFVFRHQPTSQDAHIGFLANRTFFAFPQAAPAQDLWELSSRVVSKVSPDLGIIGNLYGGNAQANGDSDRTIERFGGNIKMIYKKWKIEYGFKVNDWGPFDYHRDFNLTFPVQNMIDISTSIGKPDWFILPDTKIGVRGTWRSLNENSPRYSPIAVPPNTFPAIPPISPVGFDDGNEWEIRTYIHINIGK